The window accgagaaaaatcatccacaaatatgacaaaatatttagatcccccctcagtgggaacaggtgcaggaccccaaatatcagaatgtataagatcaaaaggagcagaagaaaaggagtcacttttattaaatggcaattttgtttgtttgccaaaatgacaggaagtacaatcaaattttgaaaactgaactgaacctaaatgaccttgagaagctaacaattgaagacgagataaggatggatgaccaagacgagcatgccatagatcaggtgaggaggtggcagtggtagcagctgcagaaacaacttgtgaaggaatcttcaagtcatgaacctcaaacatgcgaccaaccttacggcctgtcccaagcacttgacccgtccggggatcctgcacatccacaccatgattagtaaatagaagatctacgcctaattcgcaaagttgaccaacagaaagcaaattgagggataactttggaatatgaaaagtgtcattaagggataaacaaggagaagagattgttcctttatgactaacaggcataggagttccatcagcagtgtaaatggtgattggatgttctaagggtgccttatcagaaaattgggattcatcaggagtcatatggttacaacatgcagtatcaaaaaaccaaggttgtttacctgaggtgacagaaagggcagtggaagtgcgggataaaacctgttgaacaactgcctcaatatcaaccgtagtaagtgaggaagccaaagatggacctgtaggaaccgatggatctgaaggacatacagcagctgcctgaggaagagaagctttattCTGCTCTTGCACAAATTTCTGTAGCTTACGACAAACAGAGATGTCATGGCCTTTGGCACGGCAAAACTTGCAGTGAGCACCTTTGGAAGACTGAGAGGTGGGACGCCCGGAGTTTATTCGGGGAGGAGcagtgaatgcaacaatgggaggctgtggtgagggtgtagccaagacatgatcagatgatgtcatgtgataagtgggccgacgattctcctcagaaatgagctcctttactgcagcatcaagagaaggagtaggagaccgactaagtagagaagccctagtaggctcaaaatcctcacgtaaacccatcatgaagtgcataaatctacggcgatcccgatatttgacaaagagctcaatgtccttagaacacaccAGTGGAGGATCTGCAGCAAAGAGTTGCtcccacatagtagaagtctgagaataaaaatcagaaatagactgacctgtctcttggcgcatttgataaagctttgattcaatgtgaaactccaagcttgaatcattagtgcagttataacgatcggccaaaaattttcaagcagcctcagcagtttcaagacgaggaagaagattatgaatggagggaatagaggtattgataaaccaagataagatcttactctgaatactctcccattcTTCTAGACattcttcataatcatctgttgtaacagcagtcttggaagactcttcagcagctgtggctttggacttagggtttggtactggcttaggaattgaaccagtcacatatctccacagtttacgacccttgagaaagacgatcatattctgagaccatgcatgatagctagtaggaccatccaacatgatggtgataggacgtatgatatctcgttcactttgttgagccataatgaagaaaatgaccaaaaagtgatatttagatacctcaaatgcagaaacggagtccaaaatcagaatctacgcgaaaaactgagcaagacaggtcctgttgaaattttttgacttggtcaacggtcaacggtcaaagtcaacggtcaagtCAAAGTCACGGgcaagtcaaagtcaacggtcaagcTGGTCCAGTCAACGGCTGACGTGTGCTGACGTGGCAGAGTGACGTCacactagggctgacgtggcagttCGCGAAACGGAGCTGGCGCGTGGGGCGCGTGTAggcgcgtgggggcgcgtgGATGAGGTCTGGTCTGGCGCGTGGGGCGCGTGAGTGAGACTGATGGCGTGTGGCGGCGCATGGCGGCGCGTGGAGCGCGTGCTCGTGAGGCAGAAACTTCtggcggcgcgtggaggcgcgtgtgAAGTGTTTTCTGGCCgttcttggttgggttttgctcgGGATTGTCTGTTCTGTCACTCAATGCCTTTGTTTTGACAGTTGGATGAGCAGAACAATGAGATCCGAGATTTGCTGGGACTGTGGGCGTGACGGCGGTGACTCGCTTCTAACAGTGGCTACTGGATGAAGGCGAGGGCAGCGGAAGAACGCCGGAGATGTCCACAGGAACCAGGAAGTCAGAGgactggctctgataccatgttaagaatataaagtgtgagaaagactgaatagtctgtatattgatgtgtatgaaataatgtacaatagagagccttatataggctagatatgtgtgcagtacaagtaaaaggagtaaactataagtacagtatactgggctaagcccaatgggctaaactagtctaagctatacactaacagaTATTACTCTGCCTTTATGCCAAGGTAGGGTTATTACACTAGAGAATAGGTTAAAACATTGGGTCCAATTCAGATACGAGCGTCTGCCAAACCTCTGTTTCTGGTATGGGCGTTTGAATTATGCTGATAAGAATTGTGAGTTGTGGTTGCAAAGCAAAAGCACACTAACAATGGATCAACAGTAGTACAACTCTAATCTGAAGGCCGCACCATACACGTCTAGTGGAAGAGATGTCATAGTGGTACCTGGTTTCTATGAAATGAGACATTCATTCACAAGAAAAGAGTTCTAGGCAACAAGGGAAAGGGCGGAGATGAGGGCGAACAGTTCAGTGGAGAAACGACCGGAGATGGCTCAGGCGAGCATGGAAATCGATGAAGGAATTAATCCAGATACTAATGCCAAAGATCTTCCCATTACAAATAAGGTGGCCATCAATGCTACGTTACCTCTAGAAGTTGTTATTAAATCAAATTCCCCAACGGTTGTAGAGGTACCAATGAATACACGTAGTAATGGGGAGGAGAAAAATAAGGAATCAGAATTAATCTCGGACTCAATTACTTCCGAGAATTTATTTGATATTCAGATTAATGAGATTGATGCAGAATTGGCTACATATGATGAGGATCCGAGTATTAAGGGCAAATCGGTGAGGGTAATTGATGGGATGAGTAATACTGAAGTTCCTAATTTGGCTCCACCAATCAATAGCAAGGGTTCACGTAAATCAATAGGTaaccaaggaaatttttttcttgatgtGGTAAAAACCTCTAATCACTCTTAAAGCTCGACAAACCCTAATCctaagtgtaaaaaaaaaaaaaaaaaaaaaaaaaaaaaaaaaaagtggataaAGCAAGTTCGCAAACCTGCACAGAAAACATAGGTGAACAAAGAAGAGAATGGGCTGATATGCAGGAAGAGGAGGGGGGGTTAATCATTTGGACTTACCTTTGAAGTGTAATGGTTTCAAAAGATGATGGAGTTGCTACAATTTCAATGGTGGAGGCTGTATAGTAGCCCCGCCAATCGCAATGAGTTGCTTAGTGTGGAACTTTCGTGACTTTGGGAACCCATGTACACAGAATGAGCTTGTAGAGATGGTGcgggcaaaagatccctctaTCGTGGTTTTAGCCGAAACATGGGCAGATGAAGCAAGGCTAAAGCAAGGGTTATGGAAGAtacaatttgaaaatattttcattgctCCTAGACCAAATAGGGGTGGTGGATTGGTGTTGTTTTGGAGATCATCAATTGATGTATCAGTGGTGGGTTCAAGTAAGAATTTTATTGATGCAATCATCAACAGAAATAAGAAGGATGAATGGCTACTTACCGTGTTTTATGGCGAATTGGAGACCCATAAGAGATTAGAATCTTGGGAACAACTTAGAAGTTTGGACCGAAAATTCCAACTCCCTTGGCTTTGTGCGGGAGACTTTAATGAACTGACAAAGGTCGATAAGAAATTGGGGGGCAATAGAAGAAGTCACAATCAAATGCAGCTTTTCTGAGATACATTGGATGGATGTGGTTTCATTGATTTAGGTTACTTGGGTTTGAAGTTCACATGGAGAAAACATTTTGCTAATGGTCAATCAATATGGGAAAGGTTGGACAGGGCATTGTGTACAAATGATTGGCTGCAGCAGTTTGGAGCAACAAAGGTATTTCATTTAAATAGCTCTACCTCTAATCATATTCCTATCTGGATTGTTCCAAATGGTCTAGACCTTTTAGGTTTGAGAAGATGTGGTTATTGGATAAGGGATGTGGTCGTACGGTGGAAGCTATTTGGAGAGATGAATTCAATTGTGATGCCGAGGTTCAAGTGATGAGAAAAATCGAGAAGTGTGGGAAGGATTTAACTCAGTGGAGTCAGCAACACTTTGTGAGTGTTAGGAGAGAattgaaagagaagaaaaaacaactAGAGAAGGCCGAATAGGTGGCTATGCAATCAGGAAATAATTTTCGGGTTAGGGAGTTAACAAAGGAGGTACACGATTTAATGGATAAGGAGAATAAAATGTGGAGGCAACAGGCTaaaattttttggttgattggaGGGGATAAAAAGACAAAGTACTTTCATAGTAGGGCAACTCAGCAATGTAGGTAGAATAAAGTTTCAGGGATCTTCAACTTGAATGGGATGTGGGTTACTCAACCTGATTCAATTGCAAACAGCTTCATAGATTACTATCAGGGGTTGTTTACATCTTCAAACCCGATCATGGAAGAGGCGGCTTTGAACCTGGTTCCTAAACTTATCACTGATGAGATGAATGCATTGTTGTCTTAAGAATTCATGGAGCGGGAAGTCCAAATAGCCTTGAAGCAGATGGCCCCATTGAAAGCACCAGGTCCTGACGGTATGCCCCCTCTATTCTATCAAAATTATTGGAGTTTGGTAGGTTGTGATgtcacaaaaataattttgtcctaCTTAAATACAGCCACCCTTCCCCATCCCCTTAACCATACTTTCATCACGTTTATCCTAAAACTAAAAACCCCTTGTCTATTAATGATTTCTGAAAGCTCGAAATTgtataaaaacacaagagctatttagacccctaaaataaaataacggctcgatagattttactctaacttatactaagtgtagaatagagtaaatgtgagCGGATAagcaaacaagctactctaacacatattcaaataatcacagtagtaaaatgaaatgtaaaagagtagggaagaagaatgcaaacacagataacacgccgatgtgttattgaagaggaaaccgaagaactcggcgaaaaacctctacgccgccctccaagcggtaatcgatccactagacaattagttaggatacatgggttagcaagagaccttccaagcctaatctactcgctgtacctaagccctccaagctcctactccaacaaagcttctcggaaccgtgtcttgtctagctctcttTGGATCCCGCAACAAGTTTCATGTTGCATctaccatccttggcttcttccaatacttcccagcagcaccaaaacctcacttgacactctgaaagggtgtggtaagtgtttgggctatcaacctctcaatggtatggaaatggagagataggagttgaggaaatccACAAGCATATATGTAGAGATATATGGGtatgataatctctaactctcaaggtttgaggctagggttttctctcaaaagcactccttaacatttgtgggtaatgtgggtatatatagtatgggtacagaaagtgtgtatcagatagtatAGTCTAGAAAAACAAAATGTCTTGCAGGTGTCTCATGGGAAGGtcttacccgcgagatactcgcgagacacaactgtctccatctgtattgactcttcgcatttcagtcatgtgcagggcacatgcattaCTTCGCGGGTTGCTAAGTCGCGAGATACCTGCGAAAACCTCTTCTgtcttcaatagcttgagtcttcacacactctctctatcacacaacccttacaatcaaatcccacaataaatataagatacaaaagattgaataaaattacaatcaaatttggcacggaataaaagccaactaaatacatagttgtaaatcaatACTTTAAAATTTCCATCCCATTAGCCTATGTAATgtcttttataaaaatttttcaaaGGTGTTAGccaatagattaaaaaaatattgcctAATATCATTTCGGAACATCAAAGTTCCTTTACAAAAAACATGTTGATATCTGATAATATTCTTGTAACCTTTGGAACTCTCCATAGcatgaaaaaacataaaacgGGCAAAACTGGCTATATGAAGGTCAAATTGGATATGTGTAAAGCCTATGATAGGGTAGAATGGGCTTTCTTGGAAGAAATCATGAGAAAATTGGGGTTTGAAGAGAGGTGGATAAATCTGATGATGGTTTGTGTGAAATCAGTATCGTACTCAATACTAGTGAATGGGGAACTGAAAGGCCTAATCCGTCCTTCTAGGGGGATTCGTCAAGGCAAGCCCCTATCTCCATTTTTGTTCCTATTGTGCACATAAGGACTACATAGTCTTATTACCAAAAGCTGCCAATGAAGATTCTATAAGGGGGTTCTCCCTTTGTAGAAGGAGCCCAAGACTAACCCATTTGCTTTTTGCATAAGATAGTTTGTTGTTTTGTAGGGCAAACAAACATGATTCCCTTAAGGTGTTGGAAATTTTAGCAAGTTATGATAGTGTTTCGGGGCAGCAAATAAACCAAAGCAAAacttctttattctttagtaAGTCAACATCTGAGGAGGAAAAAAGAGATATTAAGGAAGCATTTGgagttcttgaaattttgcactATGATAAGTACTTGGGGCTGCCATCTCTTATTGGGAAGCACAAAAAAGCAAGTttcaattacataaaagaaaagatttggAGAAAATTACAAGGGTGGGAAGAGAGGTTGTTGTCACAAGCCAGTATAGAAATCCTCATAAAAGCTGTGGTGCAAGCAATTCCAACATACACGATGAGTTGCTTTATGCTTCCTCGTAGTCTTTGCCAtgaaattgaagttctaatccgtaagttttggtggggacaatgGGGAGACCGAAGGAAAATTCATTAGGTTAAATGGGGTAACATGTGTGACCTAAAGGCAGAAGGAGGGATCGGTTTTAAGGAATTATCGCTTTTCAATGAAGCTCTACTAGGCAAGCAAACATGGAGGCTGCTgcataataaaaattctttgttCTATAGAGTTTTTAAATCAAGGTTCTTTCCAAATTGCACAATTATGGAAGCCAAAGAAGGTCATGGTGCGTCTTATGCATGGAAGAGCATCTTGAAAGGCCGGGGTGTTATTCAAAGGGGGGCGAAATGGAGGGTGGGGGGATGGAGAATCAATCAAAATTTACAGAGACAACTGGCTGCCTACTGCTTCCCTCTCTGGTGTTCACAACCCTCTACCATCAGAATTTCAAAATGCCTCAGTAAGCTCTCTTATAAACCATCAGACTCGCACCTGGGATTTAGAGGTATTTCCACTGCTCTCACTCCATTTGAAGCTGACTTGGTTTAGAAAATCACCCTAAGCCATGGACAATCAAGGGAtgttttattttggccattcgTGTAGTCGGGCATTTACTCAGTCAGTCGGGTTACTATTTCccagtggcgactccaggaatttttcTCAGGGTATTCCTTGGGTcgtggttttcttatcaaatatttgtctataattctagcaaaataataaataataaactataagttcatttgaaatattaataaaattattaattattgttgtttcattaatttgtttgtcttttataaactataatttgttatattgttgtttcattaattataaaattattaattgttgtttagcataacataatttaatttgtttgtcttttataatatatttgttaattaaattattatttattagttgcttcccccaattaattattgattaattaaattattgtttattagttgcactaGCGCATACCCCACGTGTATTTATTtcccccaattcaaatatcTCACCCCCGGCCCTATGCCTCCATCCACCCCccaccatggttttaaaaaccggtatgataaaagaaccaaaaaagagATTGGTTACCGATTTTCTAGTCAGACCAAAGTCTGACCGGTGGTCAAACTAGtgacatcataaataatttaattaataaataaataattataagaaataataaaattaaataaataagaatatagCTACTgatatttactaaaaaaagatataaaattttagaagtATTTTCATGTTAAATTtaactcaaattaaaagaaaaataaattatcaattttttagaggaagaaaaagaagttaacCTAAAGAaactaccccaaaaaaaaaaaggttatggttttaaagttttataatcatatataattttcagtatttttaacaaaaccattatttaatttaaaaatatttatctaTGTTAATATAATTTCACATCTAaatatttcttctaaaaaaaattgt of the Quercus robur chromosome 10, dhQueRobu3.1, whole genome shotgun sequence genome contains:
- the LOC126703437 gene encoding uncharacterized protein LOC126703437 yields the protein MRQETGQSISDFYSQTSTMWEQLFAADPPLVCSKDIELFVKYRDRRRFMHFMMGLREDFEPTRASLLSRSPTPSLDAAVKELISEENRRPTYHMTSSDHVLATPSPQPPIVAFTAPPRINSGRPTSQSSKGAHCKFCRAKGHDISVCRKLQKFVQEQNKASLPQAAAVCPSDPSVPTGPSLASSLTTVDIEAVVQQVLSRTSTALSVTSGSPDGSSAWDRP